A part of Eubacterium sp. AB3007 genomic DNA contains:
- a CDS encoding long-chain fatty acid--CoA ligase, which translates to MNNKKYDGFLYGVDPVEDLKEIIEKSTSRVPEKAAYLEKDRKAKKFLPITYRKVKEDLDAFGTKLVDMGLAGKKIAVIGDTSYRWILTYFTVVAGVGVIVPLDKNLPQEELLGLIERSGASAIVYANKSRKRIEPLFRNPYDIEFFISMEAEEDDSQVYSMQKLIDAGKELLAEGDDRYTSVDIDPEQLAVLLFTSGTTGLSKGVMLSHRNIAANVMNMSKMFRIPDPGIVLSILPVHHAYEMVCSIWTTFYQGQTIAICEGLKYIQKNMAETKANVMLGVPLVFEKMHKGMFKQAASRGEEEKLRRAIDLSRRMGLYNNRALMKRMFKAVHNSFGGHMEKFVAGGAAIDPKVIEDFEAMGFNMIQGYGMTECSPIVAVNQDRYSKAASVGRAMPGTDVRIIDQDEDGIGEVIARGPSVMMGYYENEEATREAIHGEWLHTGDLGYMDKDGFIYLTGRKKTVIVTKGGKNIFPEEVETVLLEEPYIAETLVYGVDDERAGNVMITADIYPDYKALKKAKGEMNSSEVYYFFKELIDHINNKLPQYKRIKRINIREKEFEKTTTGKIKRFGNKMTTVTGQKQGEGRVRNSEIVRKAMHRAKEREQELLTSTDPYVVHKKSRAIMDIRHMLSTSVDLYGKRPAVYQKFDRKEAFREITYNEMYSDINALGTAFHNLGLRRKRIAVIGKNCYEWGTSYLATICGTGVVVPLDKELSESELKQLVIDAEVSAVVFEKKYKDMFLRMRKDKATSLETLICFTEADQEEGVLAWADLIKDGNAQLAKGDRQFLDAEIDPDEMTVILYTSGTTGVSKGVMLSHTNLCDDLMSAPTILDVGPEDMFFSVLPIHHTYECTCDFLMPLYKGASIGYCQGLKYIQSDMQELHPTMLLAVPLIIEALYKRIWKEIRKKGKEDTFRRLLAMNRLTGKVGLNILKPFVKEIHDTFGGRMRVIISGGAAIDPEILEFFNQVGFVSVQGYGLTECSPMAALNPDRHKYMRNASVGHLLPGMDVKVVDKDEQGIGEICLKGRNVMLGYYNQPEETAKVLRDGWFYTGDLGYVDEEKFIYITGRKKNVIITANGKNVFPEELENYLAQVPYIAESMVWGGDKDGSNETTINATVTLDAEELQEALGESFKKEEAEALVQAAVDEINEDLPLFKKIKHVIVRDEDFEKTTGHKIKRFVDANRE; encoded by the coding sequence ATGAATAACAAGAAATATGACGGTTTTCTATATGGTGTCGACCCAGTCGAGGACCTGAAGGAAATCATCGAGAAGAGTACCAGCCGCGTACCGGAGAAGGCAGCGTATTTGGAGAAGGACCGCAAGGCGAAGAAGTTTCTTCCGATCACATACCGCAAGGTGAAGGAGGATCTGGACGCTTTCGGGACCAAGCTTGTAGATATGGGACTGGCCGGGAAGAAGATCGCTGTTATCGGCGACACCAGTTACCGCTGGATCCTGACCTACTTTACGGTGGTGGCGGGTGTGGGCGTGATCGTCCCTCTCGACAAGAATCTGCCACAGGAGGAGCTCCTGGGGCTTATTGAGCGTTCAGGCGCCAGCGCCATCGTATATGCCAACAAGAGCCGCAAGCGCATCGAGCCGCTGTTTAGGAATCCCTATGACATCGAGTTTTTCATCTCCATGGAAGCAGAGGAAGACGATAGTCAGGTATACTCCATGCAGAAGCTCATCGATGCCGGAAAGGAACTGTTGGCAGAGGGGGATGACCGCTACACCAGTGTGGACATCGATCCGGAGCAGCTGGCGGTACTGCTGTTTACCTCCGGGACCACCGGTCTGTCCAAGGGGGTCATGCTCTCCCACAGAAACATCGCGGCCAATGTCATGAACATGTCCAAGATGTTCCGCATCCCTGACCCAGGCATCGTACTGTCGATTCTGCCGGTACATCACGCCTACGAGATGGTGTGTTCCATCTGGACCACCTTTTATCAGGGACAGACCATCGCCATCTGTGAGGGCCTGAAATACATTCAGAAGAACATGGCCGAGACTAAGGCCAACGTTATGCTGGGCGTACCTCTGGTATTTGAGAAGATGCACAAGGGCATGTTCAAGCAGGCAGCCAGCCGTGGCGAGGAAGAGAAGCTGCGCAGAGCCATCGACCTTTCCCGGCGAATGGGGCTGTACAACAACCGTGCCCTCATGAAACGCATGTTCAAGGCTGTCCACAATTCCTTCGGCGGCCATATGGAGAAGTTTGTGGCGGGCGGTGCTGCCATCGACCCGAAAGTCATCGAAGACTTTGAGGCCATGGGATTCAACATGATCCAGGGATACGGCATGACGGAGTGTTCCCCGATCGTGGCCGTGAACCAGGATCGCTATAGCAAGGCAGCATCCGTGGGCAGGGCTATGCCGGGTACCGATGTCCGAATCATCGACCAGGACGAGGACGGCATTGGCGAGGTCATCGCCAGAGGGCCTTCGGTCATGATGGGCTACTACGAGAACGAAGAAGCCACCCGGGAGGCGATCCATGGGGAATGGCTCCACACCGGTGACCTGGGATACATGGACAAGGACGGATTCATCTATCTCACCGGCCGCAAGAAGACCGTGATCGTCACCAAGGGCGGGAAGAACATCTTCCCGGAAGAGGTGGAAACTGTACTGCTGGAAGAACCATACATCGCGGAGACACTGGTCTACGGCGTGGATGACGAACGTGCCGGCAATGTGATGATCACCGCGGATATCTATCCCGACTACAAAGCCCTCAAGAAAGCAAAAGGTGAGATGAATTCCAGCGAAGTCTACTATTTCTTCAAGGAACTTATCGATCACATCAACAATAAGCTGCCGCAGTACAAGCGGATCAAGCGCATCAACATCCGGGAGAAGGAGTTTGAGAAGACCACCACCGGTAAGATCAAGCGCTTTGGAAACAAGATGACCACCGTGACCGGACAGAAGCAGGGCGAAGGCAGGGTCCGCAACAGCGAGATCGTGCGCAAGGCCATGCACCGGGCCAAGGAAAGAGAACAGGAACTGCTCACAAGCACCGATCCATATGTGGTCCACAAGAAAAGCCGTGCCATCATGGATATCCGGCACATGCTGTCCACAAGCGTGGATCTCTACGGTAAGCGGCCGGCAGTCTACCAGAAATTCGACCGGAAGGAGGCCTTCCGGGAGATCACCTACAACGAGATGTATAGCGACATCAATGCGCTGGGCACAGCCTTCCACAATCTGGGCCTGCGCCGCAAGCGGATCGCTGTCATCGGCAAGAACTGCTATGAGTGGGGCACCAGTTATCTGGCCACCATCTGCGGTACCGGCGTCGTGGTTCCTCTGGACAAGGAACTTTCCGAAAGCGAGCTGAAACAACTGGTGATCGATGCTGAGGTCTCAGCGGTGGTATTCGAGAAGAAATACAAGGACATGTTCCTCCGCATGCGGAAGGACAAAGCCACCTCCCTGGAGACCCTGATCTGCTTCACAGAGGCTGATCAGGAGGAGGGTGTCCTGGCCTGGGCAGACCTCATTAAGGACGGAAACGCCCAGCTGGCCAAGGGAGATCGCCAGTTCCTGGATGCGGAGATCGATCCGGACGAGATGACCGTGATCCTTTATACATCGGGGACCACCGGTGTCTCCAAGGGCGTCATGCTGTCCCACACCAACCTTTGCGACGACCTGATGTCCGCGCCGACGATCCTGGATGTGGGGCCGGAGGATATGTTCTTCTCCGTGCTCCCGATCCATCACACCTACGAGTGCACCTGCGACTTTCTGATGCCGCTCTACAAGGGCGCATCCATCGGATACTGCCAGGGCCTGAAGTACATTCAGAGCGACATGCAGGAGCTGCATCCGACCATGTTGCTGGCGGTGCCTCTGATTATCGAGGCACTCTACAAGCGTATCTGGAAGGAAATCCGAAAGAAAGGCAAAGAAGACACTTTCCGGAGGCTATTGGCCATGAACCGGCTTACCGGCAAGGTCGGTCTGAATATCCTGAAGCCCTTCGTCAAGGAGATCCACGACACTTTCGGTGGCAGGATGCGCGTTATCATTTCCGGTGGTGCGGCCATCGATCCGGAGATCCTGGAGTTCTTCAACCAGGTAGGCTTTGTGTCCGTGCAGGGATACGGGTTGACGGAGTGCAGCCCCATGGCAGCGCTGAACCCGGATCGCCACAAGTACATGCGCAACGCATCGGTGGGACACCTGCTGCCGGGCATGGATGTGAAGGTAGTGGACAAGGACGAGCAGGGGATCGGAGAGATCTGCCTGAAGGGACGCAACGTGATGCTTGGTTACTATAACCAGCCGGAAGAGACCGCCAAGGTGCTCCGGGACGGCTGGTTCTACACCGGTGACCTTGGGTACGTGGATGAGGAGAAATTCATCTATATCACCGGCCGAAAGAAAAACGTCATCATCACTGCTAACGGGAAGAACGTGTTCCCGGAGGAGTTGGAGAACTACCTGGCCCAGGTGCCGTACATCGCAGAGAGCATGGTCTGGGGCGGTGACAAGGATGGATCCAATGAGACGACCATCAATGCTACGGTGACGCTGGACGCCGAGGAGCTCCAGGAGGCGCTGGGAGAGAGCTTCAAGAAGGAAGAGGCAGAGGCGCTTGTGCAGGCGGCGGTAGATGAGATCAACGAGGACCTGCCGCTCTTCAAGAAAATCAAGCACGTAATCGTCCGAGATGAGGATTTTGAAAAGACGACTGGACATAAGATCAAGAGATTCGTGGATGCGAACAGAGAATAA
- a CDS encoding PucR family transcriptional regulator: MIYNVLPEEVLRYGEEHSFPIFLIEEGSWFENIIFEIMTAVEQDDARYLSEDLLRNMVHGTAAAGDIDTARHGISLLLRRSVSALYLKSPELDIARIYRAYYMSKHLKKKALVIRYDGGLFLLITSDQSTEEAHRVVLQEALEQLRIPSEASHTLLSQVHPAGNLDVAIRQAWYGRMAGFVRGEGLSRYEELGAYAALMPLAGTTELREYAARCREQLDGYQETISAYVKGGGDILTAAAALHCHANTVRYRLARMKELLGSPDRTDHELFRDLAVAYMVWMMEE, from the coding sequence GTGATATACAACGTGCTCCCAGAGGAGGTGCTCCGTTACGGCGAGGAGCACAGCTTTCCGATTTTCCTCATCGAGGAAGGCTCCTGGTTTGAGAATATTATCTTCGAGATCATGACCGCTGTGGAGCAGGATGACGCCAGATATCTGTCCGAAGACCTGCTCCGGAACATGGTCCACGGGACGGCCGCGGCGGGCGACATCGACACTGCCCGCCACGGGATCTCCCTGCTTTTGCGCCGGTCGGTGTCCGCTCTCTACCTGAAGAGCCCAGAGCTTGACATCGCCCGTATTTACCGTGCCTACTATATGAGCAAACACCTGAAGAAAAAGGCTCTGGTAATCAGGTATGATGGCGGACTGTTTCTGCTGATCACCTCGGACCAAAGCACCGAGGAAGCCCACCGGGTGGTTCTCCAGGAGGCGCTTGAGCAGCTCCGGATCCCGTCCGAAGCGTCACACACCCTCCTCAGCCAGGTCCACCCGGCTGGGAATCTGGATGTCGCCATCCGCCAGGCGTGGTACGGGCGGATGGCAGGCTTTGTGCGGGGGGAAGGACTCAGCCGCTACGAAGAACTGGGCGCCTACGCGGCGCTGATGCCCCTGGCCGGCACCACAGAATTACGGGAATACGCGGCACGCTGCCGGGAGCAGCTGGATGGCTACCAGGAAACCATCTCCGCATACGTAAAAGGCGGCGGCGACATCCTCACTGCCGCCGCCGCTCTGCACTGTCACGCCAACACCGTCCGCTACCGACTGGCCCGGATGAAGGAACTGCTGGGCTCCCCGGACCGGACCGACCACGAGCTGTTCCGGGATCTGGCTGTGGCGTACATGGTGTGGATGATGGAGGAGTAG
- a CDS encoding PadR family transcriptional regulator has translation MGRTANSGALTETVTYILLRLHRPAHGYALMKDIAQMTDGRVKLGAGSLYGALDTLQKKGWIRALDEHPQDRRIEYIITDTGKKFFEKELLRLQELLQNAEKIKEVPYEDDR, from the coding sequence ATGGGAAGAACAGCAAATAGCGGAGCGCTTACGGAAACGGTTACATATATTCTATTGCGACTGCATCGACCGGCGCACGGCTATGCCCTGATGAAGGACATCGCGCAGATGACAGACGGACGGGTGAAGCTTGGTGCAGGTTCCCTCTACGGAGCATTGGACACCTTACAGAAGAAGGGGTGGATCAGAGCGCTTGACGAGCATCCGCAGGACAGACGGATAGAGTACATCATCACAGACACAGGGAAGAAGTTTTTTGAAAAAGAACTTCTCCGTCTGCAGGAACTCCTGCAAAACGCAGAGAAAATAAAGGAGGTACCCTATGAAGATGACCGCTAA
- the greA gene encoding transcription elongation factor GreA — translation MNEEVILMTQEEYDRKEAELNEMKGAGQKRVSEKLKEARSFGDLSENAEYDAAKNEQAELEAEILKLEDQLRRAKVVKESEIRNDRVNVGHLVEVEDMESGEKLQFVIVGSTSDPFANPPKVANDAPIGRGLIDKKKGEVVEIPIPDGKLHYKVTGISKYVEKK, via the coding sequence ATGAACGAAGAAGTTATTCTGATGACGCAAGAGGAGTACGACCGAAAAGAAGCGGAACTCAACGAAATGAAGGGAGCCGGACAGAAACGGGTCTCTGAGAAACTGAAGGAAGCCAGATCCTTTGGAGACCTGTCTGAGAACGCAGAGTACGATGCAGCGAAAAACGAGCAGGCAGAACTGGAGGCTGAGATCCTGAAACTGGAGGATCAGCTGCGTCGAGCCAAGGTGGTCAAGGAAAGTGAGATCCGCAATGACCGGGTCAATGTAGGTCATCTGGTAGAGGTGGAGGATATGGAATCCGGAGAGAAGCTGCAGTTCGTCATCGTCGGTTCCACCAGTGATCCTTTTGCCAATCCTCCGAAAGTGGCCAACGACGCCCCCATCGGACGTGGACTCATCGATAAGAAGAAGGGCGAGGTCGTCGAGATCCCTATTCCTGACGGCAAGCTGCATTATAAAGTCACCGGCATTTCCAAGTACGTAGAAAAGAAATAA
- the lysS gene encoding lysine--tRNA ligase, producing the protein MSTDDRLNQAPAEEGMYEQDLSEQRKIRRQKLKDLQEAGRNPYLNETWDVTAHSQDIKDNFEALEDQEVSCAGRIMSKRVMGKAAFFDIQDKQGRIQCYIKRDDIGAEEYKWFKTYDIGDIVGIEGLVFKTKTDEISIHVQKLVLLSKSLQVLPDKWNGLKDQDIRYRQRYVDLIMNQDVRETFMKRTKIIHEMKRVLEEDYGYMEVDTPILTPIAGGANARPFSTHHNTLNMTLHMRIANELYLKRLIVGGLDRVYEMGKMFRNEGMDRNHNPEFTSMECYMAYGNMESTMDVTEQLVYKAQMAVNGTPILNYQGKEFDVTPPWRRLNMTDAVKEITGVDFNKIDNDEDAVAAAIEYGMDEEEAKALGNRGKLIAEFFEEYCEDVPGYLDGPVFVVGHPVEVSPLAKRDPKDPRITRRFEAYINGWEIANAFSELNDPIDQYERFAEQQAELNAGIDDEAHPMDLDFVNAIEVGLPPTGGLGVGVDRVIMLITNSQSIRDIILFPTMKPEGKIIHEKKEIDLSKVKVEPLFEEVVDFETFSKSDFRAVKIKACEAVPKSDKLLKFVCNDGSGTDRIILSGIHPWYEPEELVGKTALAITNLPPRKMMGVESNGMLCSMLYDYEGKEELDFIMLDKDIPAGAKLY; encoded by the coding sequence ATGAGTACAGACGACAGACTGAACCAAGCGCCCGCTGAGGAGGGCATGTACGAGCAGGATCTTAGCGAACAGAGGAAGATCAGAAGGCAGAAACTGAAGGATCTGCAGGAAGCAGGACGCAATCCGTACCTGAATGAGACCTGGGACGTGACGGCGCACAGTCAGGACATCAAGGATAATTTTGAGGCGCTCGAAGACCAGGAGGTCTCCTGTGCCGGTCGAATCATGAGCAAGCGCGTCATGGGTAAGGCTGCCTTCTTTGACATTCAGGATAAGCAGGGCCGCATCCAGTGCTACATCAAGAGAGACGACATCGGCGCTGAGGAATACAAGTGGTTCAAGACCTACGACATCGGTGATATCGTAGGCATCGAGGGTCTGGTATTCAAGACCAAGACCGATGAGATCTCCATCCACGTGCAGAAACTGGTGCTTCTGTCCAAGTCTCTGCAGGTGCTGCCAGACAAGTGGAACGGCCTGAAGGACCAGGATATCCGCTATAGACAGCGCTACGTGGATCTGATCATGAACCAGGATGTTCGTGAGACCTTCATGAAGAGAACCAAGATTATCCACGAGATGAAGAGGGTCCTGGAGGAGGATTATGGATACATGGAAGTGGACACCCCGATCCTGACTCCGATCGCAGGTGGTGCCAACGCCAGACCGTTCTCCACCCACCACAACACCCTGAACATGACCCTTCATATGAGAATCGCCAACGAGCTCTACCTGAAGAGACTGATCGTCGGCGGTCTGGACAGAGTCTACGAGATGGGCAAGATGTTCCGTAACGAAGGCATGGACCGGAACCACAATCCTGAGTTCACCTCCATGGAGTGCTACATGGCCTACGGCAACATGGAGAGTACCATGGATGTCACCGAGCAGCTGGTCTACAAAGCACAGATGGCAGTCAACGGGACTCCGATCCTGAACTACCAGGGCAAGGAATTCGACGTGACTCCGCCCTGGAGACGCCTGAACATGACCGATGCCGTCAAGGAGATCACCGGCGTGGACTTCAACAAGATCGATAACGACGAGGATGCTGTCGCCGCCGCCATCGAGTACGGTATGGATGAGGAAGAAGCAAAGGCTCTGGGTAACCGTGGCAAGCTGATCGCGGAGTTCTTTGAGGAATACTGCGAGGACGTTCCGGGCTACCTGGATGGGCCTGTGTTCGTGGTAGGGCATCCGGTGGAGGTTTCCCCGCTGGCCAAGAGAGATCCTAAGGATCCTCGCATCACCAGACGTTTTGAGGCATACATCAACGGTTGGGAGATCGCCAATGCCTTCTCCGAGCTGAATGACCCCATCGACCAGTACGAGCGTTTCGCCGAGCAGCAGGCAGAGCTGAACGCCGGCATCGATGATGAAGCCCACCCGATGGATCTGGACTTTGTCAATGCCATCGAGGTGGGTCTGCCTCCGACAGGCGGACTGGGCGTAGGTGTGGACAGAGTGATCATGCTGATCACCAACTCCCAGAGCATCCGCGACATCATCCTGTTCCCGACCATGAAACCAGAAGGCAAGATTATCCACGAGAAGAAGGAGATCGACCTGTCCAAGGTGAAGGTAGAGCCTCTGTTCGAGGAAGTGGTGGACTTCGAGACCTTCAGCAAGTCCGACTTCCGCGCCGTGAAGATCAAGGCCTGTGAGGCAGTTCCCAAGAGCGACAAGCTGCTGAAGTTCGTCTGCAACGACGGCTCCGGCACCGACCGCATCATCCTCAGCGGCATCCACCCCTGGTATGAGCCAGAGGAGCTGGTAGGAAAGACCGCCCTGGCGATCACCAACCTGCCGCCGCGGAAGATGATGGGCGTCGAGTCCAACGGCATGCTCTGCTCCATGCTCTACGACTACGAGGGCAAGGAAGAACTTGACTTCATCATGCTGGACAAAGACATCCCGGCAGGCGCAAAACTATATTAA
- the tnpA gene encoding IS200/IS605 family transposase — protein sequence MRELDHNQHSVYSLYYHLIMVTKYRRKVIDHDISMRGREIFERIALGYGITLEEWNHDRDHVHVMFRAIPATEISKFINAYKSASSRLLKKEFPEIRNKLWKEAFWSQSFCLMTAGGAPIEVIRQYIESQGEKR from the coding sequence ATGAGAGAATTGGATCATAATCAGCATTCAGTATATTCACTTTATTACCATTTGATCATGGTCACCAAATATCGGCGGAAAGTCATCGATCATGATATATCGATGAGAGGAAGAGAGATCTTCGAACGGATCGCATTGGGCTACGGGATCACGTTGGAGGAATGGAACCATGATCGGGACCATGTCCATGTCATGTTCCGGGCGATCCCCGCCACAGAGATCAGCAAGTTCATCAATGCGTATAAAAGCGCAAGCAGCAGACTGCTGAAGAAAGAGTTTCCGGAGATTCGGAATAAACTGTGGAAGGAAGCGTTCTGGAGCCAGAGTTTCTGCCTGATGACAGCAGGCGGTGCCCCCATCGAAGTGATTCGGCAGTATATCGAGAGTCAGGGGGAGAAGAGATGA
- a CDS encoding transcription repressor NadR: MNGEERRQRILGIIKEASKPVSGTALAKELDVSRQVVVQDIALLRAAGEGIVSTNRGYTLVHSASERVFKVNHTDAQMEDELTTIVDIGGTVVDVFVWHKVYGKVQGDLGIDSRRRVEQFMEGIRSGKSSPLMNITSGYHYHTVRAADEATLDLVEQALAEKGYLVEEKE; encoded by the coding sequence ATGAACGGCGAGGAACGCAGACAGAGGATACTGGGAATTATCAAAGAGGCGAGCAAGCCTGTGTCCGGTACGGCACTGGCGAAGGAACTCGATGTAAGTCGGCAGGTAGTGGTGCAGGACATTGCGTTGCTGCGGGCGGCAGGCGAGGGGATCGTCTCCACTAACCGCGGTTATACGCTGGTGCACAGTGCCAGCGAGCGTGTCTTCAAAGTGAACCACACCGATGCGCAGATGGAAGATGAGTTGACCACCATCGTGGATATCGGCGGGACGGTGGTGGATGTGTTCGTCTGGCACAAAGTCTATGGAAAGGTGCAGGGAGACCTGGGGATCGATTCCCGCCGCCGTGTCGAGCAGTTCATGGAAGGGATCCGAAGCGGCAAGTCCAGCCCGCTGATGAACATCACTTCTGGCTATCACTACCACACTGTCCGCGCCGCTGATGAGGCTACGCTTGATCTGGTGGAGCAGGCCCTGGCGGAGAAGGGGTACCTGGTGGAAGAGAAGGAATAG
- a CDS encoding helix-turn-helix domain-containing protein — MSEKDRKKGKAEVDRNSLRYRTARQLYAQRLMCQMSQKDLAEQVGTQVPNISRMESGRQNITVDYVEALASAMGREVELVLRDVHPGYGDSEIYCLRLYDEELVRFRMVREEYKLEISVLEVNEEKRDLFPLDLEVSPEGIIEWLRNRVVPSNREFVGKILVALGLEINDLKGIIDVCFGLSLNDSYWVVPVGFDGSFGQYNLYENQFSKALSLIAYAGYGKAHRNFQTTPELTTGGMLRKAWRYKEKESIWLYKSGTEGFANAGNEPYCEYYAAQIAERMGLHAVPYELENWHGILASKCRLFTDIDTAYIPIGRIVRTGGIDAVIDFYKELGEDCYQELASMLVFDAVIINEDRHYGNFGLLRDNHTGKFIGPAPIFDNGLSLLCYAKKIDFENGIEDYVETRTNPYGGDRQFMDLCRMVMGPRQKAQLRRLIGFRFRESDLCNLPSWRMQAIEEIIQERVRMLLAM, encoded by the coding sequence ATGAGTGAGAAGGATCGGAAGAAAGGCAAGGCTGAAGTCGACAGGAACTCCCTGCGCTATCGTACCGCCAGGCAGCTGTATGCCCAGCGTCTCATGTGCCAGATGAGTCAGAAGGATCTGGCGGAGCAGGTGGGCACCCAGGTGCCCAATATCTCCAGGATGGAAAGTGGCAGGCAGAACATCACGGTGGACTATGTGGAGGCACTGGCGAGCGCCATGGGCCGGGAGGTGGAACTGGTGCTCCGGGATGTCCATCCGGGGTATGGGGACTCGGAGATCTACTGCCTCCGTCTCTACGACGAGGAACTGGTGCGGTTTCGGATGGTGCGGGAGGAATATAAGCTGGAGATCTCCGTGCTGGAGGTCAACGAGGAGAAACGAGATCTTTTCCCCCTGGATCTGGAGGTAAGTCCGGAGGGGATCATCGAGTGGCTGAGGAATCGGGTGGTCCCGTCGAACCGGGAATTTGTTGGGAAGATTCTGGTAGCGTTGGGGTTGGAGATCAACGATCTGAAGGGGATCATCGATGTGTGTTTTGGTTTGTCCCTGAATGATAGCTATTGGGTGGTTCCCGTCGGGTTTGACGGCAGTTTCGGCCAGTACAACCTTTATGAGAATCAATTCAGTAAGGCACTATCGTTGATCGCATATGCTGGATATGGAAAAGCCCATCGAAATTTCCAGACTACCCCGGAGCTGACCACCGGGGGCATGCTCCGGAAGGCCTGGCGTTACAAGGAGAAGGAGAGCATCTGGCTCTACAAGAGCGGCACCGAGGGTTTTGCCAATGCGGGGAATGAGCCCTACTGTGAGTACTATGCGGCGCAGATCGCAGAGAGGATGGGGCTTCATGCGGTACCTTACGAGCTGGAGAACTGGCACGGCATACTGGCTTCCAAGTGCAGGCTCTTCACGGACATCGATACCGCCTACATTCCCATCGGCCGAATCGTCCGTACAGGGGGCATTGATGCGGTGATCGACTTCTACAAGGAGCTTGGAGAGGACTGCTACCAGGAGCTGGCCAGTATGCTGGTGTTCGATGCGGTCATCATCAACGAGGATCGACATTACGGGAATTTCGGTCTGTTGCGGGACAACCATACCGGGAAGTTCATCGGGCCGGCGCCGATCTTTGACAATGGGCTATCCTTGTTGTGCTATGCTAAGAAGATCGATTTTGAAAACGGTATCGAGGATTATGTGGAGACCCGCACCAACCCCTACGGGGGGGACCGGCAGTTCATGGATCTCTGCAGGATGGTCATGGGCCCCAGGCAGAAGGCACAGCTCCGCAGGCTCATCGGCTTCCGGTTCCGGGAGAGCGACCTGTGCAACCTGCCCTCTTGGAGGATGCAGGCCATCGAGGAGATCATTCAGGAGCGGGTACGGATGCTCCTGGCCATGTAG